A single Methanobrevibacter sp. DNA region contains:
- a CDS encoding 50S ribosomal protein L37e, giving the protein MSKGTPSMGKKNKKTHIRCRRCGKNTYHIRKKVCASCGFGKSKKLRRYSWQNKKPTTRQRLV; this is encoded by the coding sequence ATGTCAAAGGGAACTCCATCAATGGGTAAAAAGAATAAAAAGACCCATATTAGATGCAGAAGATGTGGTAAAAACACTTATCACATACGTAAAAAAGTTTGTGCTTCTTGCGGATTTGGTAAATCCAAAAAACTCAGAAGATACAGCTGGCAAAATAAAAAACCAACTACCAGACAAAGATTAGTATAG
- a CDS encoding helix-turn-helix domain-containing protein, with protein sequence MVERNKKIADHLALDEIHSVMKEYMDSYDMYRKLLVISMVYQGETISKASDYVHTTRKTGERWVKNYNEKG encoded by the coding sequence ATGGTTGAACGAAATAAAAAAATTGCAGATCATCTTGCATTGGATGAAATACACTCCGTGATGAAAGAATATATGGATTCTTATGACATGTATCGAAAATTACTAGTCATAAGTATGGTGTATCAGGGTGAAACGATTTCTAAAGCTTCAGATTATGTTCATACGACCAGAAAAACTGGAGAACGCTGGGTGAAAAATTACAATGAAAAAGGATT